Proteins encoded in a region of the Anopheles aquasalis chromosome 2, idAnoAquaMG_Q_19, whole genome shotgun sequence genome:
- the LOC126581686 gene encoding protein BUD31 homolog produces MPKVRRSRKRPPEGWELIEPTLEELEQKMREAETEPHEGKRITESLWPIFKIHHQKSRYIYDLFYRRKAISRELYDYCLKEKIADSNLIAKWKKSGYENLCCLRCIQTRDTNFGTNCICRVPKSKLEEGRVVECVHCGCRGCSG; encoded by the exons ATGCCCAAGGTaagaaggagcagaaaacGGCCGCCAGAAGGATGGGAACTCATCGAACCAACACTGGAAGAGTTGGAGCAAAAGATGCGTGAAG CCGAGACGGAACCGCATGAAGGAAAACGAATCACGGAATCGCTGTGGCCAATATTCAAGATCCACCACCAGAAATCGCGGTACATCTACGACCTGTTCTACCGCCGGAAAGCCATCAGCCGGGAGCTGTACGATTACTGTCTGAAGGAAAAGATCGCCGACAGCAATCTGATAGCAAAGTGGAAAAAGTCCGGGTACGAGAATCTTTGCTGCCTCCGGTGTATACAGACGAGGGATACAAACTTTGGCACGAACTGCATCTGCCGGGTACCTAAATCGAAGCTGGAGGAAGGCCGAGTCGTGGAATGTGTCCACTGTGGGTGCCGTGGATGTTCCGGATGA